From the Candidatus Binataceae bacterium genome, one window contains:
- a CDS encoding TetR family transcriptional regulator: MRVRPPSWLSDLLEAATKVFTAKGYRQTQMSDIAREMGVSQGTLYNYVESKEALFMLACEHCFSDRPITAPAAPPVRSPSFQAMLRRVREQMQSVRLPLLASALYTSKPSDARAELEAILREFYFALERHRRGFDLVESSTRDIPELAKMLYVEGRRGAVGMFTKYLSDRIKSGYLQPLPDPTTAALYIVETVSWFARHRHNAPDSRMISDHHALETTIHFLASALMPGNTLVSKKRSGAKLKRVPSK, translated from the coding sequence ATGCGCGTGCGTCCGCCAAGCTGGCTCTCCGATTTGCTCGAGGCTGCGACGAAGGTCTTTACCGCGAAGGGCTATCGTCAGACCCAGATGTCGGATATTGCGCGCGAAATGGGGGTTTCGCAGGGGACGCTCTACAACTACGTCGAGAGCAAAGAGGCGCTGTTCATGCTCGCGTGCGAGCACTGCTTCAGCGATCGTCCTATCACAGCACCCGCCGCGCCGCCGGTGCGCTCGCCGTCGTTCCAGGCGATGCTGCGCAGGGTTCGCGAACAGATGCAGTCGGTCCGGCTGCCCTTGCTCGCGAGCGCCCTTTATACCAGCAAGCCCTCCGATGCGCGTGCAGAGCTCGAGGCGATCCTGCGCGAATTCTATTTCGCCCTCGAGCGCCATCGACGCGGGTTCGATCTCGTCGAAAGCTCGACACGCGACATCCCGGAGCTCGCGAAGATGCTGTACGTGGAAGGCCGGCGAGGTGCCGTTGGCATGTTTACCAAGTATCTGAGCGATCGGATCAAATCGGGATATTTACAACCGTTGCCGGATCCGACGACTGCCGCCCTCTATATCGTCGAGACCGTTAGTTGGTTCGCACGGCATCGCCACAACGCTCCCGATTCTCGGATGATCAGCGACCACCACGCGCTCGAAACAACTATACATTTTCTGGCGAGCGCCTTGATGCCTGGCAATACGCTTGTTTCCAAAAAACGGTCTGGTGCAAAGCTTAAACGGGTGCCAAGCAAATGA